The Porites lutea chromosome 11, jaPorLute2.1, whole genome shotgun sequence genome includes a region encoding these proteins:
- the LOC140952269 gene encoding uncharacterized protein has product MTASGSNEGILPIIPIKVDGIICRALIDTGAGSSYASGKLIDLLKKKPCETKTRRVDMLISSQVTKLEMYDTLVESLDGDFSMSVKLTKVHKGELLTVDNPHYQQLIDSYSHLRGVKIEDLDSKEELPVHVVLGSGEYARIKTETKPHIGKDGEPIAEKTKLGWFIMSPGQEFDRNPMMLTQTSQTDYEELCRLDVLGLADSSEHDQLAVYREFKEQLVRNEEGWYETGLPWRGNHPPLPSNKQGSLRRLTNLNKKLERHGLTAEYDQIIREQKQQGIIEDCPLEPTGTEFYIPHKPVIREEAASTKLRVVYDASARAHASAPSLNECLYPGPPLQNKLWDVLVRQRFHPVAIFGDIQKAFLQIRIKENERDALRFHWRTNEHSNLETLRFTRALFGLTCSPFLLGGVIEQHLQSWESKLPEVVAALRKSLYVDDLLNGGQTAEEARKRKSTAIEAFGDAKFALHKWNSNVAELEETDERENVDSELSFAKQQLGAQTSESKVLGLLWNKQLDTLTVTFPQDETPATKRELLKKLAKVYDPLGLTTPFTLQGKLIYRDICNQKLPWDAQFTRNLTERVKKWEQTLPTGVTVPRPVMNFREPVLSLELHAFGDASTQGVGAAVYAVIQQSSGTTQRLVAARGRLAKQGLTVPRLELISAHMATNLVINLKNALNDLPSPRVYAWLDSTVALHWIGGNGEYKQFVSNRVEKIHQRPEIEWRHVPTHDNPADLASRGGGITSLWLNGPEWLSNKENWPPNPVTSASAATEEEAKVIREVLKTSQTKDSADVMDQLLERHDLRRALRVNAWVARFIRNCRGRQKQSGPLSKSEIDNVRRRWILLVQQRDKLKPHFEHTQKALNLQTNASGLLECHGRIQGKYPIYLPTKAVFTRKVHCETLHGGVGLTMAAVREQYWVPKLRSLAKSVRSDCHGCKRFTATPVTAPAPGPLPEDRTAVGAAFEVVGVDFAGPIRYKQNKKSEKKAYLTIFTCSLSRAVHLELLPSLETEKFIPCLKRYIARRGRPRVVYSDNGGTFVKTSKWLRQLRKDERLQGLLDDYEINWKFNLSRAPWWGGHFERLIGVVKSAMYKVIGGGVLTWDELSERTNQIPEQDTWRIEDPDLRKRAKYLKTCKENLWRRWKREYLAALRERHNLTFKEAKFKPKVGDVVNIKTDNKNRGTWPLAIVSAIYPGRDGIIRAVELKTTHGTIERPVQHLYPLEIACDKNTVRDTSEDTISVPLNPSAAVFRPRRDAAVAARTRIQELNELELD; this is encoded by the exons ATGACCGCAAGCGGAAGTAACGAAGGAATATTGCCGATAATCCCAATCAAAGTTGACGGGATAATTTGTCGTGCGTTAATTGATACTGGGGCCGGAAGTTCTTACGCTTCAGGGAAGCTAATAGATCTGCTCAAGAAGAAACCGTGTGAAACGAAAACAAGACGAGTGGATATGCTTATAAGTTCCCAAGTAACAAAGCTGGAGATGTACGATACACTAGTTGAATCATTGGACGGGGATTTCAGCATGAGTGTTAAACTTACTAAGGTTCACAAAGGAGAACTGTTAACTGTTGATAATCCGCACTATCAACAGTTAATCGACAGCTACAGTCATTTAAGAGGAGTCAAGATTGAAGATTTAGACTCAAAGGAAGAACTTCCCGTGCACGTGGTACTAGGGAGTGGCGAATATGCACGAATCAAAACCGAAACAAAACCGCACATTGGTAAAGATGGAGAACCAATagctgagaaaacaaaactgggGTGGTTCATAATGTCGCCGGGACAAGAATTCGACCGTAATCCCATGATGTTAACTCAAACTAGTCAAACGGATTATGAAGAACTTTGTCGTCTGGATGTCCTAGGTTTAGCAGATTCTTCAGAGCACGATCAACTAGCGGTCTACCGCGAGTTTAAGGAGCAGCTGGTAAGAAACGAAGAAGGATGGTACGAGACAGGTCTGCCATGGCGTGGAAATCACCCCCCTTTACCCTCTAACAAGCAAGGAAGTCTTCGCCGTCTGACTAACCTGAACAAGAAACTTGAGCGTCATGGTTTGACAGCTGAGTACGATCAAATCATTCGAGAACAGAAGCAACAAGGGATCATTGAAGACTGCCCTCTTGAGCCTACTGGAACTGAGTTCTACATTCCTCACAAACCTGTAATACGCGAAGAAGCTGCGAGCACTAAACTACGAGTAGTGTACGACGCCTCAGCCAGAGCTCACGCGAGCGCTCCATCTTTGAACGAATGTTTATACCCAGGGCCCCCGCTACAAAACAAGTTATGGGACGTCTTGGTTCGGCAACGGTTTCACCCTGTAGCGATATTCGGCGACATCCAGAAAGCCTTCTTACAGATACGAATCAAGGAAAATGAGCGTGACGCACTTCGTTTCCACTGGCGCACGAACGAACACTCTAATTTAGAGACTCTCAGGTTCACACGTGCTTTATTCGGTTTGACTTGCTCGCCTTTCCTTCTAGGGGGAGTCATCGAACAGCATTTGCAGTCATGGGAGAGCAAATTGCCGGAAGTTGTGGCTGCACTGCGCAAGAGTTTATACGTGGACGACCTACTGAATGGTGGTCAGACGGCCGAAGAAGCACGAAAACGCAAGAGCACTGCCATTGAGGCATTTGGTGATGCAAAGTTTGCATTGCACAAGTGGAACTCCAACGTTGCCGAATTAGAAGAGACAGATGAACGAGAAAATGTGGACAGTGAGCTATCATTCGCCAAGCAGCAGTTAGGTGCGCAGACGAGTGAATCTAAGGTACTTGGGTTGCTATGGAACAAGCAATTGGACACATTGACTGTCACCTTTCCTCAAGACGAGACACCAGCAACCAAAAGAGAACTGCTGAAGAAGCTAGCTAAAGTCTATGACCCTCTGGGCTTGACAACACCATTCACGTTACAAGGGAAGTTGATTTACCGAGACATCTGCAACCAGAAACTACCATGGGACGCACAATTTACTAGAAACCTTACTGAGAGAGTGAAGAAGTGGGAACAGACCCTACCGACTGGTGTGACGGTGCCACGCCCTGTGATGAACTTTAGAGAACCTGTCCTAAGTTTGGAGTTACACGCTTTCGGCGATGCAAGCACACAGGGAGTAGGCGCTGCTGTTTACGCTGTGATACAACAATCAAGTGGAACTACCCAACGTCTGGTGGCAGCCAGAGGCCGGCTAGCTAAACAGGGACTTACAGTGCCTCGCCTGGAATTGATCTCTGCCCACATGGCAACAAACCTGGTGATTAATTTGAAGAACGCGTTAAATGACCTACCCAGCCCAAGAGTCTATGCCTGGTTAGACAGCACAGTTGCATTACACTGGATTGGCGGCAACGGAGAGTACAAGCAGTTCGTGAGCAATCGAGTTGAGAAGATTCACCAGCGCCCTGAGATCGAATGGAGACATGTGCCAACACATGATAACCCAGCTGACTTAGCAAGTAGAGGAGGAGGGATTACTAGTCTATGGCTGAATGGGCCCGAATGGCTTTCGAACAAGGAAAATTGGCCCCCCAATCCAGTGACGTCTGCGTCAGCAGCCACAGAGGAAGAAGCTAAGGTGATCAGGGAAGTGCTTAAAACCAGCCAAACTAAAGATTCTGCGGACGTCATGGATCAGCTACTGGAGAGGCACGACCTGCGCCGCGCGTTGCGAGTGAACGCCTGGGTTGCAAGATTCATACGTAACTGTAGAGGAAGACAGAAACAGTCAGGTCCCTTGTCGAAGTCTGAGATTGATAACGTGAGACGAAGATGGATACTACTAGTACAACAGCGGGATAAACTAAAGCCTCACTTCGAGCACACACAGAAGGCACTTAACTTGCAGACCAATGCCAGTGGTTTACTCGAATGCCATGGGCGAATTCAAGGGAAATACCCAATCTATTTGCCGACAAAAGCTGTTTTTACCCGGAAAGTACACTGCGAAACCCTCCACGGTGGTGTCGGGTTAACAATGGCAGCAGTTAGAGAGCAGTACTGGGTCCCAAAACTACGAAGTCTAGCTAAATCTGTGCGAAGTGATTGTCATGGCTGCAAGAGATTCACTGCCACGCCAGTTACTGCCCCAGCACCAGGACCACTTCCTGAAGATCGCACTGCTGTTGGAGCGGCATTTGAAGTTGTTGGGGTAGATTTCGCTGGACCCATCAGATACAAACAGAACAAGAAGAGTGAGAAGAAGGCCTACTTAACCATTTTCACCTGTAGCCTGTCTAGGGCCGTTCATCTTGAATTACTACCAAGTCTAGAGACCGAAAAATTCATCCCGTGTTTGAAGCGCTACATAGCTCGCCGAGGCAGACCACGAGTGGTTTATTCAGATAATGGGGGCACCTTTGTTAAAACCAGCAAGTGGCTTCGTCAGCTACGCAAGGACGAGCGCCTCCAAGGCCTTCTTGATGACTATGAAATTAACTGGAAGTTCAACTTAAGCCGCGCCCCATGGTGGGGTGGGCATTTCGAGCGCTTGATCGGAGTGGTTAAGTCAGCCATGTACAAGGTGATTGGGGGAGGTGTACTAACCTGGGACGAACTCAGTGAG CGCACCAACCAGATACCAGAACAAGATACATGGCGAATTGAAGATCCAGACCTCAGAAAACGCGCGAAATACTTGAAGACCTGCAAGGAAAATCTCTGGAGACGGTGGAAAAGAGAGTACCTGGCAGCCCTACGAGAGCGTCACAACCTGACCTTTAAAGAAGCGAAATTCAAGCCTAAAGTTGGAGATGTGGTTAACATCAAAACTGATAACAAGAATCGGGGGACCTGGCCACTAGCCATAGTGAGTGCGATCTACCCCGGGAGAGATGGCATCATTCGTGCTGTGGAACTCAAGACCACACACGGTACAATAGAACGACCCGTTCAGCACTTATACCCACTAGAAATTGCGTGTGATAAGAATACTGTTCGCGACACATCAGAGGATACGATTTCTGTCCCGCTGAACCCAAGCGCAGCAGTGTTCAGGCCGCGACGAGACGCTGCAGTTGCTGCGAGAACCAGGATCCAAGAACTGAATGAACTTGAGCTCGATTGA
- the LOC140951647 gene encoding GPI transamidase component PIG-S-like yields the protein MRIKDGQQSSSNAFLSPQCGGIMICNLQQTALTNSTRPQWIEVDMNPVMNTFLAQLKLLLGVMPVKLVDGVEVRFPKDVGITQWEQESLMRRKTLEYLATSTITLTSLAQLLGKISNMVINDHIQQQVQQALHAVHQSVTALEHGNLTVAVLTAKTAIKSSEEAFFDPSILELLYFPDDQKYAIYIPLFLPISLPVLLSLRQAIIWYRGKDDEDSKDEKKDKQE from the exons ATGAGAATCAAGGATG GGCAGCAAAGCAGTAGCAATGCATTCTTGAGTCCACAATGTGGTGGAATCATGATTTGCAATCTTCAACAGACTGCACTAACGAACAGTACCAGACCACAGTGGATAGAGGTTGATATGAATCCCGTTATGAACACATTCCTGGCTCAACTGAAGCTGTTACTGGGAGTTATGCCTGTG aaacttgtAGATGGTGTTGAAGTAAGATTCCCAAAAGATGTTGGAATAACACAGTGG GAACAGGAGTCACTGATGAGACGGAAAACATTGGAATATCTTGCCACCTCCACCATCACGCTAACATCCCTCGCCCAGCTGTTGGGAAAAATCAGCAACATGGTTATTAATGATCACATTCAACAGCAAGTGCAACAGGCGCTGCATGCAGTCCATCAG TCTGTAACAGCCCTTGAGCACGGAAATCTGACCGTAGCCGTTCTAACTGCCAAGACAGCCATCAAATCTTCGG AGGAAGCATTTTTTGACCCATCAATACTTGAGCTTTTGTATTTCCCTGACGATCAAAA GTACGCCATCTACATTCCTCTGTTTCTCCCCATCAGCCTTCCAGTTTTGTTGTCTCTTAGACAAGCAATAATTTGGTACAGAGGAAAAGACGATGAAGACAGCAAGGACGAGAAAAAAGATAAGCAAGAATAA
- the LOC140951646 gene encoding uncharacterized protein translates to MASRLASISAGDNLPSQLQLKQRPSAEKTFLQKKVPKLEHEEENVDIILTIVLVGSSSVTTEQVLGLLEQFLFILKLWRQRIALLRDENNAKYKELTDFERATRNAEDATNKYKHSIRQEYYKNREQNCLQQKKRLEEALRTVWEEKEKAKFKMTKKDWDRFQSQTARLSSLLGLKLDFLEPLEEMPPEQRDHRDDREWIKIFLEENSEKLDSTVRHSLTKDLLERIGFDPFSSAVEIIMARSQAGSRENHVDACEWAQMFIKDEFKYNPLLSTRMSKFPFQSSITNKWVPLTNIPKEEVQSNIQLSSVNIMNLVTKESDAYGLASTAVSALMPQDDRNIALYHGTDHQSARQILIRGIYLNAGRQKRDFSCGKGFYLTTEMEDALNWAKQTTEKPAILIFAVDRTDLSKTRKLNLYENEEKWREIVSSFKTATRTAVTRESVNQYDLIEGPMARMIRDETCDELVFQPKPLSYQICLISEVFAEEFEKTLHSVVFFDFS, encoded by the coding sequence ATGGCTTCTCGTTTAGCATCGATTTCTGCGGGTGACAATCTACCGTCACAACTGCAGTTGAAGCAGCGTCCCTCTGCCGAGAAAACATTTCTCCAAAAGAAAGTGCCAAAACTAGAACATGAGGAAGAAAACGTGGACATTATACTGACTATTGTATTGGTGGGCTCTTCTTCTGTAACCACAGAACAGGTATTAGGTCTTCTTGAACAGTTTTTATTCATCTTAAAGCTTTGGCGCCAAAGAATAGCATTGCTAAGAGATGAAAATAACGCGAAGTACAAGGAGCTAACAGATTTCGAGCGCGCCACTCGCAACGCCGAAGACGCAACGAATAAATATAAACACTCCATACGCCAGGAATATTACAAAAATCGAGAGCAAAATTGTCTCCAACAAAAGAAACGTCTTGAGGAGGCTTTAAGGACAGTttgggaagaaaaagaaaaggcaaaattcaaaatgacgAAAAAGGATTGGGATCGCTTTCAAAGTCAGACAGCTCGCTTGAGTTCTTTACTTGGACTCAAGCTCGATTTTCTCGAGCCCCTAGAAGAAATGCCACCAGAACAACGTGATCATCGAGACGATAGAGAATGGATAAAGATCTTTCTGGAAGAGAACAGTGAAAAACTTGACTCAACTGTCAGACACTCGCTCACTAAAGATTTGCTTGAGCGTATCGGTTTCGACCCTTTCAGCTCAGCAGTTGAAATCATAATGGCTCGCTCACAGGCAGGTAGCAGGGAAAACCACGTTGACGCTTGTGAATGGGCACAGATGTTTATAAAAGACGAATTTAAGTATAATCCTCTGCTGTCTACAAGAATGTCCAAATTTCCTTTTCAAAGCAGTATCACCAATAAGTGGGTTCCGCTAACGAACATACCTAAAGAAGAGGTGCAAAGTAACATCCAGTTGTCCAGCGTCAACATCATGAACCTTGTGACCAAGGAATCCGATGCGTATGGCCTAGCTAGTACAGCAGTCAGTGCCTTGATGCCACAGGACGACAGAAACATTGCTCTTTATCATGGCACAGACCACCAAAGTGCGCGACAAATTTTGATTCGGGGAATATACTTAAATGCTGGACGACAAAAGCGAGATTTCAGTTGTGGAAAGGGATTTTATTTAACAACTGAAATGGAAGATGCTCTTAACTGGGCAAAACAAACAACAGAGAAGCCAGCCATTTTAATCTTTGCAGTCGACCGTACCGATCTTAGTAAAACCCGTAAACTGAACTTGTacgaaaatgaagaaaaatggcGAGAAATAGTATCGTCCTTTAAAACAGCTACGCGAACCGCGGTTACAAGAGAGAGTGTAAATCAGTATGACTTGATTGAAGGACCGATGGCCAGAATGATACGGGACGAAACCTGTGACGAGTTGGTGTTCCAGCCGAAACCGTTATCGTATCAAATATGTCTGATTTCAGAAGTTTTCGCTGAGGAGTTCGAGAAGACTCTCCACTCAGTTGTCTTCTTCGACTTTTCTTAG